The Dyadobacter sandarakinus DNA window AGCCCGATATACCTGACCTTACCTTCCTGAACCAGTTCGCTCATTGCACCTACGGTTTCCTCCACCGGGGTTTCGGGATCAATGCGGTGCAGGTAGTACAGGTCGATGTAGTCGGTACCCAGGTTTTTAAGGGATCGTTCGGCAGCTTTCTTCACGTAATCAGGCCGTCCGTTGAACTTCCAGGTCAGCTTTTCATCATCCCCTACTTCGAAACCGAATTTTGTAGCAATGGTATATTGATCCCGCCGACCTTTGATGGCTTTCGCAATAAGCCGCTCATTCAGCAGGGGGCCGTACAAGTCGGCCGTATCCAGAAAATCAATGCCGAGCTCCAATGCCCTGTGAATCGTGGCGATCGACTCAGCTTCATTGGCTTTTCCATAAATATCCCCGCCGGCAATCGGCGTCATTCCCATGCAGCCAAGACCTTCAACAGCGACATCCAGACCCTGAGAACCCAGTTTTATACGTTTTACCTTGCTCATGTTCTACTTGTTAAGTTTTTACATGGGCAAAGGTATGCGGTGCTGCTTAGCCGGCTGGTAATGCTTTCAAAGCAATAATTATAGTTTTCAAAGTATTTTACGGAGTGCGAGAGGAGTAGAGCCGGTGTGTTTTTTTATAAAATTATTGAAGTACGATGGGTACTCAAATCCAAGACTGTATGCAATCTCCGCTACACTGCGGTCGGTATAATGCAGCAGCGACCGCGCTTCACCCAAAATCCGCTCATTGATATGGGTAGTGGTAGACTTCCCGGTAACCTCCTGCACGGCTGCATTCAAATGATTTACATGTACAGACAACTGGCTTGCAAAGTCGCCTGCCTTTTTAAAAAGAATGGTACTGGAAGGAGCATCTACCGGAAATTGCCTTTCCAGCAGATCGAGAAATAATCTGGCAATACGCGCTGCGGCATTGGGAGGATTGAAGTAAGCAACTGAAGGCTGCATTTTGATCGCCTCATGGATGATCAGGTTGAGCTGACTGCGGATAATGTCGTATTTGTATAGATATTCACTATTTGCCTCCATGCGCATACGCTGGAAAATGCTTTCCAGATAGGTAATCTGCTGATCGTCTATAAAATACACCGGATCGGCGCCGACTTTGAACAAATTGGCCTCTTGCAGGCTCTCGGCACGGTCAGGGGTATATAGAAATTGGTTTGCAAATAGACAAAAATAGCCACGGGGCAAACCGTCTCGGGCTTCCCAGGCATAAGGTATAATGGGTGTTGTAAGTACCAGAGCGGGCCTGTCGATGGTGATACCCCGGCTGGCATAAAGCAGCTCACTCGATCCCCCAAGGATGAGGCTTATTTTATAATAATCACGCCGGTTATAGGAAGCCAGCCCGCATTGATCTTCCCCGATCCCGGATACCCGGAACTGGGCTCCACCCGGCGGCAATCCCGCAAACCGATCCTCTTTCGCTGTCGAAATCAATGTTTGCTCCATAAGCGAAATTAAGGATTTCAAAGGATTTCGATGTAAACCTTACAAAGTAATCTGGACATGCACTTTACCTCCGAGGCCCTTTTCGACAATTTCACACAACGTTTTCAAGGTCAGGTTAGCACCATCATTCTCAACTTTCGAAATATATTCCCGTTTTTTCTGAACGATTGCTGCGAGCTGCGATTGGGTCAGTTTCCTTTCTTCCCTTGCTTTTCTGAGAAGTAGTCCTACTTTAAAGCCCTCAAAATCTCTCTCCAAAGCATCCCGCCGGTCTGTGCCCTTCAAACCGTATACTTCATCCTTAATACTATCCCAAGGTTTTACTTCCATCCTGACTGGTCTTTTAATCTATGAAAATCATTCATCAGCTTAACCACTCTATCAATTTCGCAGCGAGGCGTTTTTTGTGTTTTTTTCTGGAATCCGGTTAAAAGAATTACCATGCGTTCATTCTCGAAAAAGCAGAATATGCGCCAAATGTCGGATCCCAGTTGAATGCGTACTTCATACAACCCCTGGGCACCTGCTATATGTTTCAGGCAGTTAGCTGGTACGCGCTGCAATGTTTCTATTGCGTTGATTACCTTGAAGATCTTGTCCTGCACCTTTACAGGCTGTGCACTCAGAAAAGCTTCAAAGTAGGGCCCGAAAGCGACAACTTCTCTAATTTTATCCACAATAAAGGTAACTTAAAGATTACTCCAATTTAAGTTCGACCTGATTGTGACAGTATAAGTTGAAAAAGTAACGCTTGATTTTACCCTCAAATCCGAAGCGACGATTCCCTGATCACCAGCTCCGAGGGCAATACGATATGCTCGGGCAGGAAATCACCCGATCCATTGACCTGGTTCAGAAAAAGGCGCGATGCTTCCATTCCGATCTTCCGGCCAGGGCGGCTTACCGTGGTCAGCGAAGGAAACATGTAGGCTGAAATCGGGGAATTATCAAAACCAACAAACCCGATATCCTGCGGGATTTTCAGGTTTTTGTCCTTCACCACCCGCATGGCCCCGATAGCTACCTGATCATTGACCCCAAAAATGGCGTCCGGCGGCGACCCCATGTCCAGCAGCCTTTTGGTAGGCACGATAGCACTCTCCACATTGAAATTGGTGTTGATGATCAGCTCTTCAAGGATAGGCATTTCGTATTTTTTCAAACAATCAATGTACCCTTTCAGGCGCTGTTCCGATACGGTAAGCCCGTTCGGACCTTTGAGGTGCGCAATGTTCCGGTACCCGATGTTGATCAGATGCTCCACGGCGGCAAATGCTCCGTGGTAATCGTCCACGGTCGCGCGGCTGGTTTGAAAGTCCTCGTACTCGCGATCAATAAAAATGAGCGGGGTTTTGCGCTGGATCACATTTTCGAGGTGCTCATAGTAGCCGGAATCGTACGTTTCCTGGGCCACGGACAGGAATATGCCTTCGGTCCGGTTGGAAAGCAGCTTGGACAGATATTCCTTTTCGAGCAGGTAATTTTCATTGGTCACACAAATATTGAGCGTGTAACCCATCGGCTGAAGTACCGTGTGCAGGCCCTCAATCACGGCTGTTTCGTAGTAGTTGCTGATCGTTGGTACCACCACACCGAGGGAAGCCGTTTTTTTATTGAGCAAACTCAGGGATACCTCATTACGCTGGTAACCTACTTCCCGGGCATATTCCTGGATATTCTTGCGGGTATCTTCATTGATAGCAGGATGGTCGTTGAGCGCCCTGGAAACGGTGGAAGGCGAACATCTGAACCGGCGGGCTATGTCTTTTATGGTAACAGGACGGGAAGGATTCATTCTTTGAATTAAAGCAATTAAAACTTAGAAATTTTTTCAAACGTTTGCATTCGTTATCAGCATATTTACATTTTGTGTTTAATTTATACAAGACTATCATTGCGCAAATGTAATTGAAAACAGCGCAATGAGTAACCTGCTAGTCAAGCCGAATCCTGCCCAGAAAACCTACCACTCGCTTACCGCCGCCCAGGCGGGATGGACATACCTGAACTTTGAGGCCCGCCTGCTGGACAAAGATGAAGTATTAACCGGCCAAACCGGTGCGTACGAATACTGCATTGTGCTCCTGGGAGGCAACTTCAAGGTAGAGGCCGCCGGTCAGACCTGGGAAACGGGCAACGGACGTAAGGATGTGTTCAGCGGCATTGGTCATGCGATGTATTTATCAAGAAATACGGAGTTCACCCTCACGGCTCAGCAGGACCATACGGACATTGCCATCTGCAAGGTCAAGAGCGACGAGGATCACCCGCCGCGCATGAAGCGCCCGGAAGAAGCCGCCATCGAGTACCGCGGAGGCGACAATGCCAACCGGCAGATCAACAGTTTGCTCGAACCGGGATTTGACTGCCACAAGATCGTGTGCGTGGAAGTGTATACGCCTTCGGGCAACTGGAGTTCATTCCCCGCCCACAAGCACGACGACCGTAAGGTGGCCGAGGACGGTACGCTGCTCGAAGCCAACCTGGAAGAAATATATTTTTACAAAATCGACAAGCCTCAGGGCTATGCCATTCAGCAGGTGTATACCGAAGACCGTTCGCTGGACGAGATCGTGCGGGTAAGGCACAATGAAGCAGTACTTGTACCCAGGGGCTATCACCCAGTCGTAGCGGGCCATGGCTATAATGTGTATTATCTCAACTTCCTCGCCGGCAGCGACCAATCCCTGGCCAACACCTCCGACCCCGATCACGACTGGATCTATGGCTCCTGGAAAGGACAGGATCCCAGGCTGCCGATCGTGACGGCGGAGATGAATGGGTAGGAAGGAGGAGAAAGGAGGACGGAGAAAAGGAGGAAGGAAGAAGCGAAAAAGAGAAAAGATAAATCGCAATCCCCCTTTGTCACCCTGAGCGGAGTCGAAGGGCAACTCCACCTCTGCCACCCTGAGCGCAGTTGAAGGGCAACTCCCCCTCTGTCACCCTGAGCGGAGTCGAAGGGCAACTTCACCTTTGTCACCCTGAGCGCAGTCGAAGGGCAGATGCGGCCAACAAAACCAAATAATACCTGAACGAAGATGACCAACCCAGATACACCCCGGCCCTACGACCTTTTAACCCTTGGACGGTCTTCCATTGACCTTTACTCTGCGAACGTGGGGAGGCCGTTTGAGCAGATAGAAGCATTTAACGCATTTGTTGGTGGATGTCCATTGAATATCGCTACCGGTAGTCGCCGCCTCGGACTGGCTACGGCCATACTGACCGGGATCGGCGACGACCAGGTGGGAAATTTTATCAAACATTTTCTTGAACAGGAACAGATCCTTACCAATTGGGTGGCTACCATTCCCGGCACAAGAAGCTCAGCGGTAGTGCTCGGCATTGAGCCGCCGGATAAGTTTCCGCTCGTGTATTACCGTGAAAACTGTGCAGATATCAACCTCAATCTCGACCATGTCGCGGCAGTACCCTTCGGCGATTTCAGGGCAGCGGCTTTTTCAGGGACGGCGTTCAGCAAGGACCCGAGCCGTACTGCCATGTTCTTCGCGCTTGAACAGGCCAGGGAACACGGAGTTACCACGCTGCTCGACATTGATTTTCGTGCGGATCAATGGTTTGATCCGCGCGCATTTGGCGTAACCATCAGGGCTGCGCTGAGCAGTTTTGAGATCGTGGTGGGTACCGAAGAAGAAATTCTGGCCACTTTCCTGACCGACAAAGAACAACTCCTGATCAAACATCAGCAGATATCCGCACCCGAAATCCGCGGTAACATTGATACGGCCATTCAGCAGATTCTGGCCGCAGGGGTAAAAACATTGGTGGTCAAGCGCGG harbors:
- a CDS encoding helix-turn-helix domain-containing protein, encoding MEVKPWDSIKDEVYGLKGTDRRDALERDFEGFKVGLLLRKAREERKLTQSQLAAIVQKKREYISKVENDGANLTLKTLCEIVEKGLGGKVHVQITL
- a CDS encoding helix-turn-helix domain-containing protein produces the protein MEQTLISTAKEDRFAGLPPGGAQFRVSGIGEDQCGLASYNRRDYYKISLILGGSSELLYASRGITIDRPALVLTTPIIPYAWEARDGLPRGYFCLFANQFLYTPDRAESLQEANLFKVGADPVYFIDDQQITYLESIFQRMRMEANSEYLYKYDIIRSQLNLIIHEAIKMQPSVAYFNPPNAAARIARLFLDLLERQFPVDAPSSTILFKKAGDFASQLSVHVNHLNAAVQEVTGKSTTTHINERILGEARSLLHYTDRSVAEIAYSLGFEYPSYFNNFIKKHTGSTPLALRKIL
- a CDS encoding type II toxin-antitoxin system RelE/ParE family toxin, with translation MDKIREVVAFGPYFEAFLSAQPVKVQDKIFKVINAIETLQRVPANCLKHIAGAQGLYEVRIQLGSDIWRIFCFFENERMVILLTGFQKKTQKTPRCEIDRVVKLMNDFHRLKDQSGWK
- a CDS encoding LacI family DNA-binding transcriptional regulator; amino-acid sequence: MNPSRPVTIKDIARRFRCSPSTVSRALNDHPAINEDTRKNIQEYAREVGYQRNEVSLSLLNKKTASLGVVVPTISNYYETAVIEGLHTVLQPMGYTLNICVTNENYLLEKEYLSKLLSNRTEGIFLSVAQETYDSGYYEHLENVIQRKTPLIFIDREYEDFQTSRATVDDYHGAFAAVEHLINIGYRNIAHLKGPNGLTVSEQRLKGYIDCLKKYEMPILEELIINTNFNVESAIVPTKRLLDMGSPPDAIFGVNDQVAIGAMRVVKDKNLKIPQDIGFVGFDNSPISAYMFPSLTTVSRPGRKIGMEASRLFLNQVNGSGDFLPEHIVLPSELVIRESSLRI
- the iolC gene encoding 5-dehydro-2-deoxygluconokinase; translation: MTNPDTPRPYDLLTLGRSSIDLYSANVGRPFEQIEAFNAFVGGCPLNIATGSRRLGLATAILTGIGDDQVGNFIKHFLEQEQILTNWVATIPGTRSSAVVLGIEPPDKFPLVYYRENCADINLNLDHVAAVPFGDFRAAAFSGTAFSKDPSRTAMFFALEQAREHGVTTLLDIDFRADQWFDPRAFGVTIRAALSSFEIVVGTEEEILATFLTDKEQLLIKHQQISAPEIRGNIDTAIQQILAAGVKTLVVKRGKDGASIFQSGKEEMKIPGFPVEVLNVLGAGDAFCAGFSYGLLSGWDLYKSVRMGNACGAIIVTREGCANFMPTYEEVMAFTAGYEGL
- the iolB gene encoding 5-deoxy-glucuronate isomerase, which encodes MSNLLVKPNPAQKTYHSLTAAQAGWTYLNFEARLLDKDEVLTGQTGAYEYCIVLLGGNFKVEAAGQTWETGNGRKDVFSGIGHAMYLSRNTEFTLTAQQDHTDIAICKVKSDEDHPPRMKRPEEAAIEYRGGDNANRQINSLLEPGFDCHKIVCVEVYTPSGNWSSFPAHKHDDRKVAEDGTLLEANLEEIYFYKIDKPQGYAIQQVYTEDRSLDEIVRVRHNEAVLVPRGYHPVVAGHGYNVYYLNFLAGSDQSLANTSDPDHDWIYGSWKGQDPRLPIVTAEMNG